One Skermanella sp. TT6 genomic window, GCGATCAGCCAGGCCGAGTTGGATCGCATCGTGGCACCGCCCAAGGTCATGGCCGAACGGCGGCGCAAGAATCGCCTGACGCCCGAGCAGTCCGGGCGGGTGGTCCGCATCGCCCGCGTGATCGCGGACGCGACGGAGACCTTCCGCTCCCGGGAGAAGGCGCTGACCTGGCTCCGCCGGCCGTCCAGGGCCCTGGAGGACGAGGCGCCCTTCGATCTTCTCGATACCGAGGAGGGGGCGCGGCTGGTGGAACATCTGCTCGGCCGCATCGCCCACGGCCTGGCCGCCTGATGCGAGTCTGGCGCCTGACCCGCCTTCCCTTCGCCGACCTGTCCGGTGCCGGCGCCGAACTTCTCGGCGGCCGGTGGACGTCGCCGCGGACGCCGGTGGTCTATGCCGCCATGGACGCGGCGCTCGCCGCGCTGGAACTGCGCGCCAACCTGGACCTGGATTTCTCGCTGGTGCCGGACGACTACGTCCTGCTCGGCATCGACACCAACTATCTCGGTTTCGAGGATGCGCCCCACCTGGATGGCCGGGATGCCTGCCGTGCCTTCGGGGACCGCTGGCTGTCCGAGGGGCGCTCCGCCCTGCTGCGCGTCCCCTCGGCCATCATGCCGGAAAGCCACAATATCCTGATCAACCCGCGCCACCGCGACGCGCGCCACGCCCGCATCGCCTGCCAGAGGCCCTGGCGCCCCTGCGCCTGAGCGGCGGATACCCAACGGAACCACGGAGCACCCCATGACCACCGCCCGCATGATCCGCATCACGGAGTTCGGATCGCCCGACGCGATGCGCCTCGAAACGGCCGAGTTGCCGCCGCCGGGTCCCGGCGAGGCTCAGGTCCGGCAGACCGCGGTCGGTTTCAACTATATCGACGTCTACCAGCGCAAGGGCGTCTACCCCCTTCCGCTGCCGACCGGACTCGGTCACGAGGCGGCCGGCGTGGTCGAGGCGGTCGGGCCGGAGGTCGCGGACCTCGAAGTGGGCGACCGCGTCGCCTACATGAACGCCGGGCTGGGCGCCTATGCCGACATCCGGAACGTTCCGGCCGCGAAACTGGTGAAGATCCCGGCGGAAGTGACCGACGAGCAAGCGGCGTCCCTGCTGTTCAAGGGCCTGACCGCCCAGTATCTCCTGAAGAAGACCCATGCCGTGCAGCCCGGCGACATGGTGCTGGTCCACGCCGCGGCCGGCGGCGTCGGGCAGATCCTGTGCCGCTGGGCCAAGGCTTTGGGCGCCGAGGTCGTCGGTACCGCGGGCTCGGCGGAGAAATGCGCGATCGCCCGGGCCGCCGGCTGCGACGTCGCGATCGACTACACGGACCCGGACTGGCCGGACAGGCTGCTGAAGGAGACCGGCGGCCGCAAGGCGCGCGTCGTCTATGACTCGGTCGGCCGCGACACCTTCCTCAAATCGCTCGACTGCGCGGCCCCTTTTGGGCTGGTGGTGGTCTATGGCGCGGCGTCCGGCCCGGCCCCCGCGATCGAGCCGGAACTTCTCAACAAGAAGGGGAACCTGTTCCTCACCCGGCCGTCGGTCTTCCCGCACAATGCCGATCCGGCTACCTTCCGGGCCAACGCGGCAGACCTGTTCGACGCCATCGCGGCAGGCATGGTCAAGGTGGATATCGGCCGCCGCTTCCCGCTCGCCGAGGCGGCGAAAGCGCACCGGGCGGCGGAATCCCGCGCCACCACTGGCGCGATCCTGCTGCTGCCCTGACGTAGAGACCGCCCCCGGCTTGGCCGGGGGCGGTGTCTCAGTTGTCGTTCATCTTCAGCGCGGCGATGAAGGCGCTCTGCGGGATCTCGACCTGGCCGAACTGGCGCATCCGCTTCTTGCCTTCCTTCTGCTTGTCCAGCAGCTTGCGCTTGCGGCTGATGTCGCCGCCGTAGCACTTGGCAAGGACGTCCTTGCGCATCGCGCTGATCGTCTCGCGCGCGATGACCCGGCTGCCGATGGCGGCCTGCACCGCGATCTTGAACATCTGCCGGGGGATCAGCTCCTTCAGCCGCTCGCACAGGGCACGGCCGCGCTTCTCGGCGGCCGCCCGGTGGACGATGGTGCTCAGCGCGTCCACCGGCTCGGCGTTGACCATGATGGACAGCTTGACCAGGTCGCCCTCGCGGTACTCGTCCCATTGGTAGTCGAAGCTGGCATAGCCCCGGCTGATGCTCTTCAGCCGGTCGTAGAAGTCGAACACGACCTCGTTCAGCGGCAGGCGGTAGATCATCATGGCGCGGCTGCCGGCATAGGTCAGTTCGATCTGCTCGCCGCGCCGGTCGGTGCAGAGCTGGAGCACGCTGCCCAGGTATTCGTCCGGCAGCATGATGGTCGCCTTGATCCAGGGCTCCTCGATCTTGGCGATCCGCACCGGGTCGGGCATGTCGGCCGGATTGTGCAGGTCCAGGACGCTGCCGTCGTTCATGTGGATCTTGTAGACCACCGACGGCGCCGTGGTGATCAGGTCCAGGTCGAACTCGCGCTCCAGCCGCTCCTGGATGATCTCCAGGTGGAGCAGGCCCAGGAAGCCGCAGCGGAAGCCGAAGCCCAGCGCCGCCGACGTCTCCGCCTCGAAATGGAAGCTCGCGTCGTTCAGCGCCAGCTTGCCCAGGCTGTCGCGCAGGTGCTCGAACTGGGCGGCGTCGGTCGGGAACAGGCCGCAGAACACCACCGGCACCGACGGCTTGAAGCCGGCGAGCATCTGGGTCGCGGGCCGCTTGTCGTCGGTGATGGTATCGCCGACCTTGGTCTCCGTGATGTCCTTCATGCCGGCGGTGATGAAGCCCATCTCGCCGGGGTTCAGCACGCCGGTCAGCAGGGGCTTGGGCGTGAAGACGCCGACGCGGTCGATCTCGCGCGCGGCCCCGCTCGCCATCATGCGCATCTTCATGCCGACCTTGAGCTGGCCGTCGACCACGCGCACCAGGATCACGACGCCCAGGTACGGGTCGTACCAGCTGTCGACCAGCAGCGCCTTGACGGGGCTGTCGAGATCGCCCTTGGGCGGCGGCAGCCGCTGGACGATCGCCTCCAGCACGTCGGGGATGCCGAGGCCGGTCTTGGCGGAGATCATCACGGCGTCGGACGCGTCCAGTCCGATCACGTCCTCGATCTGCTCCTTCACCCGGTCCGGCTCGGCCGCGGGAAGGTCGATCTTGTTCAGGACGGGAATGATCTCGTGGTTGTTGTCGATCGCCTGGTAGACGTTGGCCAGCGTCTGGGCCTCGACGCCCTGGCTGGCGTCCACCACCAGGATCGATCCCTCGCACGCCGCCAGCGACCGGCTGACCTCGTAGGCGAAGTCCACGTGGCCGGGGGTGTCCATCAGGTTCAGCTGGTATTGCTGGCCGTCCTTGGCGGTATAGAGCAGGCGCACGGTCTGCGCCTTGATCGTGATCCCGCGCTCCCGCTCGATGTCCATGCTGTCCAGCACCTGCTCGCGCATCTCCCGCGAGTCCAGGCCCCCGCACATCTGGATCATCCGGTCCGCCAAGGTGGACTTGCCGTGATCGATATGGGCGATGATGGAGAAGTTACGGATATGCTTGAGGTCGGACATGCCTGCGCCAAAAACCTGGGGATCAGGGCAGCACCATAGGGCCGAGGCACGGTCCGCGCAACGGAGACATGTCGATCGTCGCCGCGACGGGTAATTCTGTCCAGGCCCCGGCTGTGTTAACCATGTTATCAGGTGTCAACGACGTAGCCGGCAGGCGGAGGCGGGAAGCGGCCCGGCCTCCGTTCCGTATCGCGTCCCGTATCGGGGGTCCGCGGGCGACCCCCGCAACGACAGGCGAAAGGTATCCGCATGCAGTCGATCAAGCTGAACGAAGCGGTGATGTATTGTTTCGGAACGCCGCTGTTCAAGGCGCGCATCCGCGACCATGCCGCGATGAACGCCGAGCTGGCGGCCTTCCTCCGGAAGGAGCGCGACGCCACGCCCGATAAGCACATGTCGGCAGTCCGGGGCTGGCAGGGCCGGAAGGACCTGTTCGAACACGATCATCCCGCGTTGAACCGGCTGAAGGGCCAGGTGGCCAAGGCCGTGATCGCCGTCACCCAGACCTATTTCGGCCAGGCGCTCGACCCGGCCAAGTGCTTCGTGAACGGCGAGATGTGGGGAAACATCATCCCGAGCGGCGGCTACACCAAGCTGCACAATCACTCGAAGTCGCATTGGAGCGGCGTCTACTACATCGACGTCGACCAGACGGAAGGCGATTGGCCGGAGAACGGCTGCATCGAGTTCGTCGATCCCCGCAGCTTCCCCACCGCCTTCCACCACCCGAAATTCTCGATGCTGCCCAGCCTGACGATCAAGCCGGAGAACGGGCTGATGCTGCTGTTCCCCGGCTGGCTGAACCACTATGTCCACCCCTACCACGGCCCGGCGGAGCGGATCTCCATCGCCTTCAACGCCATGATCCGCGTCGACGACTGACGGATCGCCGGCTGCCGGCCCGGAGGCGGCCTCGGCAAGGTCCCGCCGTCTGGGGCCGCGCTCGCAGAGGTCTTCCCAGCAGCGGTGCTGCAAGATGGTCCTGACAAGTCCTGCGGAGCGGAGCGCGGTCGGTCGGCCTTCGCCCGCCAGGGCGAACGCCGACACCCTGCGTCAAACGCTCCGGCCATGCTGTCGGCGTCGGCCTTCGGCCGAGGCCGACCTACGATTAATCGATCAACTCCACTGTGCCGGGCCAGTAGTCGGCCATGTCGTGGGGCCGGATGAGATCCTTCCTGGCCTCGTCGAGCAGGTCGGCGTAAGCCATCTGAAGGGCGAAGGGCAGTCGTTCCATCGGCCGTCCCCGGATTGTTATACTTGAACTGCGGAAAAAGTATAACAAGCCGCGTCGCCGCCGCTCCCTCAGCGATGACCGAGGGTCTTTCCGCCTCTCACTCCGCCTGGGCCGGCACGTTCCGGCCCGACACCGTCGGCTCCGGCGGGGCCGGCCGCTTCCGCGACATCTTGAACAGCACCAGGATCGCGATCAGGAACGCCGCCAGCATCAGCAGGCCGAAGCCGGTCGCCAGGTCGCCCAGCACGTGCTGGAGCGCCATGCCGGCCAGATAGCCGGCGCCTGCGAAGCATATGGCCCAGACCCCGGCGGCGATGAAGTTGAGGATGGCGAAGCGCGACCATGGCAGCCCGCTCATTCCCATGGCGAAGGAGCTGAAGTTGCGCACCCCGTAGATGAAGCGGAAGCTGAGGATGAAGCCGGTGCTGTACCGCTTGAGCAGGTTCAGCGCATGGTCGACGCCCGGCTTCCAGCGGGGAAAGCGCAGCAACAGCCGGGCCCCGTAGCGCCTGCCGATCAGGAAGTAGAGCTGGTCCCCGAGGAAGCTTCCCGCCCAGGCGAAACCGATCAGCGTCGTAAGGTCAAGGATGCCCTCGCGCGCAGCCACGCCGGAGAAAATGACGAACGTTTCACCTTCGAGAAATGTCCATGCAAAAACAACGGCATAGTAATAGTTACCATAATCCTTGATGGTTTCCAGAATATCCACCGCGCGCTCCTGGGACAGGCCGATTCTTATGTGTTGGTCGCACTCTATCGGGAATCGTGGCGGTTGCATACCGCATTGGTGACATTTGGATCGATATACCCGTCCCGTCGCACTGCACCATCGGGATGACCGGAAGAGACCCCTGATCCGCGGGAGGCGGACCGGGTCAGGCAGCCTGCCGGATGGCCGGCCGCCGCTCCGCGGCGAAGCGCGCCACCGCCCCGTCGGCTCCCTTGATGTGGGTCTGCCACCATCCGCCCAGCAGGCCGACCACGTCGATTCCCCGGATCTCGGCGCCCTTGCGGTAGGTCTCGGAGAGCGCGTCGAGGCGGGAGATGAACATCTGGTGCTGGCGGCGGTGCTCGCCCGCCTCCGGATAGCCGATGCGGGTCATGAACTCCTCCTCCTCGCTGAAATGCTCGAAGGCGTAAGCGCGCAGTTCGTCGAAGGCGGCGGACAGGACCTTCGGGTCCTCTCCGCGCTTCACGCTGGCGTAAACGCGGTTGGCAAGCTCCAGCAGTTTCCTGTGCTCGGCGTCGATGCGGGGGATACCGAACTCCAGGTCCGCCCCCCACTCGACCAGGGCGCCGACCTCGACCTCCTCGAAGCGGACCTGCTTCAGGAAGCCGTCGACCTTCCGCTTCAGCACCTCGGCGTATTCCCCGAGCGCCTCGGCGGTCCGGTGCATTTCCTCGGTGGCGCCGGCAGACTCAGTCGCGGCCAGCTCGACCAGGGCGATCGCGTCGGTCACGCCCGCCGTTCCCGCCGCTCCCTGGTCGGCGTTGCGCGCGATCTCCTGCGTGGCCGAGTGCTGCTGCTCGACCGCGGTCGAGATCGCCGCGGCGACCCCGCTCATGTCGCGGTTGACCTGCACGATCGCCGCGATGGCCTCCGCCGACGCGTGGGTGCCGCCCTGGATCTCGGCGATCCGGCGGGTGATCTCCTCGGTCGCCCGGGCGGTCTGGGTGGCCAGCGCCTTCACTTCCGACGCGACGATGGCGAAGCCCTTGCCGGCCTCCCCGGCGCGCGCGGCCTCGATGGTCGCGTTGAGGGCCAGCAGGTTGGTCTGCCCGGCGATGTCCGCGATCAGCTGGACGACGGCGCCGATCCCGCCGACCTTCTCCTCCAGGAGGCGGATCGCGTCGCTGGTCACGGCCGTCTCCCTCACCGCCGTCACCGCCATGGCCGATGCCTGCGTCGCCTGCCGCGAGATCTCGTGGATCGAGCTGCTCAGCTCCTCCGCGGCGGCCGCCACGGTCTGCACGCTGGCCAGCGCCTCCCCCGAGGAAGCGGAGACGGTCGCGACCTGCGCCTGGGTCTCCCGCACGCCGGCCGACATCCGCCGGGCGTTGTCGCGCATGGCCTGGTCGGCGGCGGTCAGGCCGTCCAGGATGCCGACGACCGTCACCTCGAACTCCCGGATGAAGGTCTCCATCTGCCGCTGCTTGCGCTCCTTCTCCAGCCGCTGGCTCTCCTGGGTTTCGGACAGCATGCGGGCCTGGATCAGCCCGTCCTTGAA contains:
- a CDS encoding quinone oxidoreductase family protein; protein product: MTTARMIRITEFGSPDAMRLETAELPPPGPGEAQVRQTAVGFNYIDVYQRKGVYPLPLPTGLGHEAAGVVEAVGPEVADLEVGDRVAYMNAGLGAYADIRNVPAAKLVKIPAEVTDEQAASLLFKGLTAQYLLKKTHAVQPGDMVLVHAAAGGVGQILCRWAKALGAEVVGTAGSAEKCAIARAAGCDVAIDYTDPDWPDRLLKETGGRKARVVYDSVGRDTFLKSLDCAAPFGLVVVYGAASGPAPAIEPELLNKKGNLFLTRPSVFPHNADPATFRANAADLFDAIAAGMVKVDIGRRFPLAEAAKAHRAAESRATTGAILLLP
- a CDS encoding TIGR02466 family protein; the protein is MQSIKLNEAVMYCFGTPLFKARIRDHAAMNAELAAFLRKERDATPDKHMSAVRGWQGRKDLFEHDHPALNRLKGQVAKAVIAVTQTYFGQALDPAKCFVNGEMWGNIIPSGGYTKLHNHSKSHWSGVYYIDVDQTEGDWPENGCIEFVDPRSFPTAFHHPKFSMLPSLTIKPENGLMLLFPGWLNHYVHPYHGPAERISIAFNAMIRVDD
- the lepA gene encoding translation elongation factor 4; its protein translation is MSDLKHIRNFSIIAHIDHGKSTLADRMIQMCGGLDSREMREQVLDSMDIERERGITIKAQTVRLLYTAKDGQQYQLNLMDTPGHVDFAYEVSRSLAACEGSILVVDASQGVEAQTLANVYQAIDNNHEIIPVLNKIDLPAAEPDRVKEQIEDVIGLDASDAVMISAKTGLGIPDVLEAIVQRLPPPKGDLDSPVKALLVDSWYDPYLGVVILVRVVDGQLKVGMKMRMMASGAAREIDRVGVFTPKPLLTGVLNPGEMGFITAGMKDITETKVGDTITDDKRPATQMLAGFKPSVPVVFCGLFPTDAAQFEHLRDSLGKLALNDASFHFEAETSAALGFGFRCGFLGLLHLEIIQERLEREFDLDLITTAPSVVYKIHMNDGSVLDLHNPADMPDPVRIAKIEEPWIKATIMLPDEYLGSVLQLCTDRRGEQIELTYAGSRAMMIYRLPLNEVVFDFYDRLKSISRGYASFDYQWDEYREGDLVKLSIMVNAEPVDALSTIVHRAAAEKRGRALCERLKELIPRQMFKIAVQAAIGSRVIARETISAMRKDVLAKCYGGDISRKRKLLDKQKEGKKRMRQFGQVEIPQSAFIAALKMNDN
- a CDS encoding RES family NAD+ phosphorylase; amino-acid sequence: MRVWRLTRLPFADLSGAGAELLGGRWTSPRTPVVYAAMDAALAALELRANLDLDFSLVPDDYVLLGIDTNYLGFEDAPHLDGRDACRAFGDRWLSEGRSALLRVPSAIMPESHNILINPRHRDARHARIACQRPWRPCA
- a CDS encoding DedA family protein, with product MDILETIKDYGNYYYAVVFAWTFLEGETFVIFSGVAAREGILDLTTLIGFAWAGSFLGDQLYFLIGRRYGARLLLRFPRWKPGVDHALNLLKRYSTGFILSFRFIYGVRNFSSFAMGMSGLPWSRFAILNFIAAGVWAICFAGAGYLAGMALQHVLGDLATGFGLLMLAAFLIAILVLFKMSRKRPAPPEPTVSGRNVPAQAE
- a CDS encoding antitoxin Xre/MbcA/ParS toxin-binding domain-containing protein gives rise to the protein MISAAQVIALLGGEKTVGRTLSSDLDIARLVRDGLPVDVIDHLLELQAISQAELDRIVAPPKVMAERRRKNRLTPEQSGRVVRIARVIADATETFRSREKALTWLRRPSRALEDEAPFDLLDTEEGARLVEHLLGRIAHGLAA
- a CDS encoding bacteriohemerythrin, with amino-acid sequence MALVFLASAGMVVIGVIALVNLRSELLHDRVLKARDLVDAAANIAVTHAEMAARGAVPQDAARRAAVDAIAMLRYENTNYFWINDLDGILIGHPTLPERIGRSVLDIRDADGMAMFEAFNQVAREQGSGFVRYRWTKPGETEPLPKISYVKRIPGWDWVVGTGIYVDDVDRVFRQKALFLVAIFAAVMAVVLGGAALVTRSIVRPLSGLRLVMTRLSQGSVDVAVPATGRADEIGDMARTVEVFKDGLIQARMLSETQESQRLEKERKQRQMETFIREFEVTVVGILDGLTAADQAMRDNARRMSAGVRETQAQVATVSASSGEALASVQTVAAAAEELSSSIHEISRQATQASAMAVTAVRETAVTSDAIRLLEEKVGGIGAVVQLIADIAGQTNLLALNATIEAARAGEAGKGFAIVASEVKALATQTARATEEITRRIAEIQGGTHASAEAIAAIVQVNRDMSGVAAAISTAVEQQHSATQEIARNADQGAAGTAGVTDAIALVELAATESAGATEEMHRTAEALGEYAEVLKRKVDGFLKQVRFEEVEVGALVEWGADLEFGIPRIDAEHRKLLELANRVYASVKRGEDPKVLSAAFDELRAYAFEHFSEEEEFMTRIGYPEAGEHRRQHQMFISRLDALSETYRKGAEIRGIDVVGLLGGWWQTHIKGADGAVARFAAERRPAIRQAA